The following nucleotide sequence is from Paeniglutamicibacter kerguelensis.
TCTCCATACTAGGGGAGCTGCCGTGGTGGATCACGGTGGTCATCCTGGTGCGCGAATGGGGCATCACGCTCATGCGCTTTGTTGTCATCCGCTACGGCGTGATGGCGGCCTCGAAGGGCGGCAAGCTCAAGACGGTGCTGCAGGCCGTGGCAATCCTGCTCTACCTGTTGCCGTGGACCCACACCGTGGCCTGGCTGGGCGTCGTGGCGGTAGCCGTGATGTGGCTGGCCCTGATCGTCACCCTGGTCACCGGCGTCGACTACCTCGTCAAGGCATGGCAGTTGCGCGCGCAGCACCTGGCAAACCCCGGGTCCAAGGCCTAAGCGGAAGCCGGAGCAACGTCCATGGATACACAACCCCAACAGGCAACGGGCAACGAGTTGGCCCGCGAAGTCATCGCGGGTGCGCTTGAGGCGGGTTTGACCCTGGCCACGGCCGAGTCCCTGACCGCCGGCCTGATTGCCGCGACGCTGGCAGAGGTGCCCGGCGCCTCGGCGGTGCTGCAGGGCGGGGTCGTGAGCTACAGCAGCGAGGTCAAGGCGAGCGTGCTGTCGGTCGACCGGGACCTGCTGAAGTCCGTGGGATCGGTCGACGGCGAGGTGGCCCGCCAGATGGCGGTGGGCGTCAGGGCATGCTGCCTCAGCGACGTCGCGGTTTCGGCCACCGGGGTTGCCGGCCCGGATTCCCACGACGGAAAGACGGTGGGTACGGTTTTCCTGGGCTTTGCCCATCCCGACGGAAGCGGATATGCCGAGTATCATTTTCAGGGAGATCGGGCACGGATCAGAGGTGAAGCCACCAGCGCAGCCTTAACACTGCTCATTTCCACGATTCGCTCAGTTGCCACTCAGGTTGATGGGGCAATGTAGCTATCGATGCGGTTTGTGACATAGTTGTTGACCCAATCAAGAATGTTGTGGAAAATCGACCCCGGCTCTGGATAGGGTGGGGGTCGTGGGAACAAACTACGATTATTCGTAGTTGTACCCCATGACGGGCACATCAAGTGTCCGCACCGATCGCCCCACAAAGGCAATAGGACCGGAGAACAAAGGCAATGCACATGGTCAAGCAACCAGTATCGGTAAACGGTGTGGTCCGTTGGCGTGATGTGGGCCTACAGAGCGAGGTCCGCCGCGAAAAAGAGGAGCGCAAGATGGTAGTCCTACGACACGAAATCGGTGACGTCCTCCGCGACGTTCGTCAACGTCAGGGCCGTACCCTGCGTGAAGTTTCCCACAGCGCTCGTGTTTCCCTTGGATACCTTTCCGAGGTCGAACGCGGACAGAAGGAAGCTTCGTCCGAACTGCTCTCCTCGATCTGCAGCGCCTTGGAGGTTCCGCTTTCGCTGATGCTTCGCGAAGTCAGCGACCGCGTGGCCATCGCCGAAGGCATCACCATCCCGGACACCGTTCCCGTGGATCTCACCAGCGAATTCGCAGGGGACCTCGGCAAGCGCCTTGCACCGAGCCACTAACCAACGTTTTTAGACCTCGGGTGGATGTGTGCCCCAGGGGATGACATTTGGCCTCCGGGTCCCGGCTTTCGAGCGGGGACCCGGAGGCCAAGTCTTTTAATCCCGGCCGCAATCCGGCGCACAGCGGGCGCGGGGCAGCACATGGCACAATTGCCCAGTGCGATTGAGTGATTTCTGGCGTCTGATGGATGACGAATTTGGTGCGGGCTATTCCCGCACGCTGGCTTCCAGCCTAGTGCTGGCCGAGGTTGGCGGGGTAACGGCCGTGGACGCGCTGAACCGCGGCACCCCGCCCAGGGCGGTGTGGCTGGCCATCTGCAACATACAGGATGTGCCGCCTGAGCGGCGCCTCGGCAAGGACCTTCCGCCCAAGGAGCAGTAGATGTTCGGGGACACCCGCTCTCAATGTTCGAATATCTGTTCGGAAGAGTGTATTGTTCATGGTGAAAGTTAGTTGGGCTGCCGTCGCCGGTTTTCCACAGCTTGAACACCCGAATACCAAAGTGTCGGCCAGTAGTCGTACGCTCGTGGACAGACAAAGAGTATTGGCCAATATGGCCCTAACAACCGAGGTGAATGATGGCCGCAGGTAACAATCGCGAGAAGGCCCTCGAAGCTGCACTTGCACAGATTGATAAGCAATTCGGCAAGGGATCCGTCATGCGCTTGGGCGACGACACTCGTGCGCCTATTGCCACCATTCCCACCGGATCGGTCGCATTGGATATTGCGCTGGGTATCGGCGGGCTTCCCCGTGGACGAGTCGTGGAGATCTACGGCCCTGAATCCTCGGGTAAGACCACTGTTGCGCTGCACGCCGTTGCCAGTGCCCAGAAGCTCGGCGGCATTGCCGCATTCATCGACGCCGAACACGCCTTGGACCCCGAGTACGCCAAGAAGCTTGGTGTGGACACCGATGCCCTTCTGGTGTCCCAGCCGGACACCGGTGAGCAGGCCCTGGAAATCATGGACATGCTCGTGGGCTCCGGCTCCATCGACATCATCGTGATCGACTCCGTGGCTGCATTGGTTCCACGCGCCGAAATCGAAGGCGAGATGGGCGACAGCCATGTCGGCTTGCAGGCCCGTTTGATGAGCCAGGCACTGCGAAAGATCACGGGTCGGCTGAGCCAAACGCGCACCACTGCGATCTTCATCAACCAGCTGCGCGAAAAAATCGGTGTGATGTTCGGTAGCCCGGAAACCACGACCGGCGGTAAGGCACTGAAGTTCTACGCCTCGGTCCGAATCGACGTTCGCCGCATCGAAACCTTGAAGGAAGGCACCAACCCGGTTGGTAACCGCACACGTGCCAAGATCGTCAAGAACAAGATGGCTCCGCCCTTCAAGCAAGCCGAATTCGACATCATCTACGGTCTGGGTATTTCCCGAGAGGGAAGCCTCATCGATATCGGTGTGGAGCAGGGCTTCGTCAAGAAGTCGGGCGCATGGTTCACCTACGACGGCGACCAGCTCGGCCAGGGCAAGGAAAACGCGCGGAAGTTCCTGCGTGACAATCCCGACCTAGCCAACGAACTTGAACGTCAGATCCTCGAAAAGCTGGGGATTGGCCAGGTCGCCAGCGACGACGGGGAAGATACGTTGCGCATCGTCAAGGATTCCTAGTTTCGTGAGTTCCAAACAGCACCAGGGCGGTTCGTCCGGTACCCCACAGGGTTCCGAACGACCGCTTTGGTCGTTTCCAGCCGACGGCAATTCCGAATGGGGAACGCCTGACGAAATGCCGCAATGGGCGCAAACGCCCGTTGCGTTTGAGGCCCCGCCGGCCGACCTCGCCCCAGGGCCGCCGGAACCGGAGAAGAAATTCGGTGAACGCCAAGCCTATGCCGGACGCAGCAAGCGCACCGGCCCGCGAGGCGATTCGGCATCCCGTGGCACCCGTGGCTCCCGCAACGGCACCGCGCGTTCGACCGGCACCAAAAGGGAAAGGCCCGCGGCCGAACCCGTCGAGCTGAGCGACGAGCAGTACGCAACCAAGGGACGTGCGATCCTCCTGCGCCAGCTCACCGCGTCATCAAAGAGCCGGGCGCAGCTGCTGAAAAAGCTGCTGGAAAAGGAAATCCCGGTTCGTATCGCCGAAGAGCTGCTCGACCGCTTCGAAGAGATCCAGCTGGTGGACGACAATTCGTTTGCCGAAAGCTGGGTGCGGGCGCGCGCCCGCAGCCGCGGACTCGCCCGTTCCGCCATCAGGCGCGAACTGCGCGGCAAAGGCATCGAGGGTGACATGGCGGAGAACGCCCTGGAGCAACTAGACGAAGAGTCCGAGGAAGCCACGGCCAAAGACCTGGTGGATCGAAAGCTGCGGGCCCCGTCCATGGGCGTGGACAAGGACAAGAGCGTCCGCAGGCTCGTGGGCATGCTGGCCCGCAAAGGGTATTCCCCGTCGATGGCATTCCGCATCGCCAACGAGGCGTGGGAAGAGCACTACGGCCAAGAACCTTACTAGGGCAAGCCGCTCCGGCTTGGGCTGATGAAGATTGGGTACCCTAGGAAGGTGACTGTGAGCATTTCTACTTCCACCGAAAGAAAACCAGCTGGTCCATTGCGCACATACGAGGTGCGAACATACGGCTGCCAGATGAACGTACACGATTCGGAGCGGCTCTCGGGCCTGCTGGAATCCACGGGGCTTGTCCCGCAACAGCCCGGTGACGGCACCGCAGACGTCGTGGTCTTCAATACCTGTGCGGTGCGTGAAAACGCCGACAACAAGCTGTACGGAAACCTTGGCCTGCTGGCACAGGTCAAGGAAAAGCACCCGGACATGCAGATTGCCGTCGGCGGCTGTTTGGCGCAGAAAGACCGCGAAACGATTCTTCGCAAGGCACCCTGGGTGGATGTCGTCTTCGGCACCCACAACGTCGGCTCGCTGCCGGCGCTGCTGGACCGGGCCCGCCACAACAACAAGGCCCAACTGGAAATCCTTGAGTCCCTGGAGGTATTCCCCTCCACGCTGCCGACCAAGCGGGACTCGGTGCATTCGGGCTGGGTCTCGATTTCCGTGGGCTGCAACAACACCTGCACGTTCTGCATCGTGCCGTCGCTGCGCGGCAAGGAACGCGACCGCCGCCCGGGGGAAATCCTGGCCGAAATCGAGGCCCTTGTCGCCGACGGCGTCATCGAAGTGACCCTGCTGGGACAGAACGTGAACTCCTACGGCGTCGAGTTCGGGGACCGGCTGGCTTTCGGCAAGCTGTTGCGTGCCTGCGGCGGGATCGAGGGGCTGGAACGCGTCCGTTTCACCAGCCCGCATCCCGCCGCGTTCACCGACGATGTCATCGAAGCGATGGCCGAGACGCCGAACGTCATGCCGCAACTTCACATGCCCCTGCAGTCCGGCTCCGACAAGGTGCTCAAGGAAATGCGCCGCTCGTACCGGTCCAAGAAGTTCCTGGGCATCCTCGAGAAGGTGCGCGAGAATATCCCGCATGCCGCGATCACGACCGACATCATCGTCGGCTTCCCCGGGGAAACCGAGGAGGATTTCCAGGCGACCCTTGACGTTGTTGCCGCATCGCGCTTTGCCAGCGCCTTCACTTTCCAGTATTCCAAGCGCCCCGGTACCCCCGCCGCCGAGCTGGAACACCAGCTGCCCAAGGCCGTGGTGCAGGAACGCTACGAACGCCTGACCGCGCTCCAGGACCGGATCTGTGCCGAGGAAAACGCCAAGCAGGTCGGCCGGACCGTCGAGGTCATGGTCACCGCCCAGTCGGGCAAGAAAGCCGCGGAAACCCAGCGGCTCAGCGGACGCTCCACCGACCAGCGGCTTGTGCACTTCTCGATTCCGGCGAGCGGGGAAACCCCTCGCCCGGGCGACCTGGTGACCATCCCGATCACCGAGGCGGCGGCCTTCCACCTGGTCTCCGACCCGGCGAGCCTGGCTGAGTACTCGGTTCGCCGCTCGCGAGCCGGCGACGCATGGGACCGCGCACAAGCTGACTCCTGTGGCGCACCCGCCACGGGTCCCTCCGGCACCAAGGGCGTATCCCTAGGCATGCCACTGCTGCCCACCAGAAAGTAGTCGTTGCACATGACTCTCCCGGTAATCGCCGTGATTGGACCAACCGGGACGGGTAAATCGGACCTCTCGATTGCGCTTGCCCGGGAACTTGGCGGGGAAATCGTCAATGCCGACGCCCTGCAGTTCTACCGCGGCATGGACATCGGCACGGCCAAGCTGTCCGTTGCCGAACGCGCCGGGATCCCACACCACCTGCTGGACATCATGGATGTCCGGGAGGATGCCAGCGTGGCCCGTTTCCAGGCCGATGCGCGCCGGACATTCGATGAAATCCGCTCCAGGGGAGCGGTGCCCATCCTGGTGGGCGGTTCGGGCCTCTACGTGCGTGCCGCACTGGATGAAATCGATTTCCCACCCACCGACCCGGAAGTGCGCCAACGCCTCGAGCTGGAGGCCCATGAGCACGGCCCGGGACCGCTGGCACGGCGCCTGGCCGCGGTCGATCCCGCCTCCGCCGCACGCAACCTCGATGAAAGGCGCATGATCCGTGCTCTCGAGGTTTACGAAATCAGCGGAAAGCCGTTCAGCTCCTTCATGCCGGAACGCGAGTACCACGCCCCGGCCGTACAGATCGGGCTGAACTTGGATCGTGCGCTGTTGCACCAGCGACTGGAGCTGCGTGTGGCGAAAATGCAGGAGCTGGGCTTGCTGGACGAAGTCCGCCGCCTGGACGCAGCAGGCCTGCGCGAGGGCAAAACGGCCTCGCGGGCCATCGGCTACGCACAGTTCCTTGCCGTGCTCGACGGGACCATGGAGGAAGCCGAGGCCGCAGAGAGGACCGTGATCGCCACCCGGCAGTTCGCCCGCCGGCAGGTCACTTGGTTCAACGCCGATGAACGCGTGCAATGGTTCGATCCGCTCAGCGCCTCATTGGTCGGTGACGTGCTCGAACGAATCCGTGCGGCCTGAAAGCCGCCGGGCGGCGTAGCAAAATGCGCAAGCAAGTTGCGCTGCCCGTATCCTTAAAGCCATGAGCATCACCGAACCCCTGTCCGCCCAAGGCGAGTCACTTCTGGCCGTCGCGGGGCCACTGAGCTACGCGAAGGGGCACGGCACCGGAAACGATTTCGTGCTCATCTCCGACCCCGCCAATGAACACGACCTGAGCCCGGTACAGGTCGCGGCGATCTGCGACCGGCACCGCGGGATCGGCGGCGACGGACTCATCCGTGCAGTGCCCTCCGAAAACCTGGCGGAGGGCCGTGAGATCCTCGCGACCCAGCCGGAGGCCCGCTGGTTCATGGATTACCGCAATGCCGACGGCTCGATCTCAGAAATGTGCGGAAACGGAGTCCGTGTTTTTGTCCACTTCCTCGTGAGCGAGAAGCTTGTCGACTTGCCGGTGGGAGCCGAGCTGTTCATCGGCACCAGGGCCGGTCTCAAGACCGTGACCCGGCTTGTCGATGGATACTCGGTGGACATGGGAGCCTGGGAATTCATTTACCCGGACGCGGCCGGCAAGGGCGGGCTCGACTCCGTCGTGCAGACCGAGGGGCTGCCGGTTCCCCGCGCAGCGGTCTCCGTGAGCATGGGAAACCCGCACACCATTGTGGCCGTGGCCAGCCAGACGGAGCTCGGGGAACTCAATCTCTTCACCACCCCCGTTGTCGACCCGTTGCCGCCCCACGGAACCAACGTCGAGTACGTGCTGCCCGGCGAACCCCTCGTCGAGGGCGGGCGCGGCAGTCTCCGGATGCGGGTGCACGAACGGGGCGTGGGCGAAACGCTCTCCTGCGGAACCGGGGCCTGCGCGGCGGCCGTTGCCACGCGGCACTGGGCCCAGGCCCAAGCCGTTGCCAACTGGGAAGTCACGGTTCCCGGAGGCGTGTTGGGGGTCCGGTTTGCCCACGGTGCGGGGGGTACCGAGCACGTGTTCCTCAGCGGACCCGCGGTGCTTGTCGCCCGCGGCAGCATTTCCGAGGCTTAAACACTTAAAACGTGAGGGCGTTGAACACCATGGTGTTCAACGCCCTCACGTTTTGCGCACGGGTATGCGCGTCTGAAGCTAGGACTCCTGCGGGCGGTGGATCCGGATCGTGCGGAAAGCCTTGTCCGTCGCGGTGCGTTCAACCGTCCAAGACGCGGGCAACACGGTTCCAATCCACTTTTGCAGCGAGTCGGCGCCCAGGTTCTTCTGGACGACGAGCCAGGCCGTTCCGCCCGGTGCCAGACGCGGCAGCCACAGCAGGAGCAGCTCGTGGAGCGCTTCCTTTCCAATGCGGATGGGCGGATTCGACCAGATGGTGTCGAAGGTGGTGGCCGGGTCGACCTCCTCGGGCAGCGAGGCCTTCACATTCCCAAGACCCAACGAGCGGGCATTGTCGCGCGTCAAACCGATGCTGCGCTCGTTGACGTCCACCGCGTAAACCGTGGCCTCCGGGGAAGCCAGCGCCATGCTCAGGGCGATCGGTCCCCAACCACAGCCGATGTCAAGCAGGTTTCCGGTCGTTGAAGGATCCGGAACCGACTCCAAGAGCACAGCCGTACCCTTGTCGATTCGGTCCGGGCTGAAGATGCCGCCGGAGGTTTCGACCTTGCGGGATGCACCGCCAAGTTCGACGCTGATGGTGCGGCGTTTTTCCGGAGTTGCCGGTTGCGCACTGAAATAATGATCCGAGCTCATGTTGGCAGGTTAACCGCCCGGAGGCCGCAATCCCAAACCGCGCACGGCGATGTGGGCCCATATTGGCTCATTCGGGGTGTGATTTACGTTAAGGCGAGCCGTGCCATGCAGTGATAGAGTTTTCCCTATGACTTTTCTGTAAGACGCACATTGCGCATTTTCAACGCACCAGACGGCTTCCAACGCCGAAGAATCTGGGTCTCTGCCACGCGCCGAAAAGTCATAGTTCAAAGTCTTCCCAAGCCATGTCTCACCAAATGAAAACACCCCGGACCGTAGTTTCCGGCTTCATGGCTCCCGCGAACTTCATTGACCCAGCATGCGGTGGACCCCTTCGAAACGATCCATCCAAGGACAACACATGCAATCTCATGATGATCAAGCACACGAATACGGCGCTTCTGTCGGCGCAGGGCACTATTCTGGAATACAGCACGCAAAGGGGAACATGACCAACTCACAGCATTCCGGTCCACACGACAACGACATGGACGAGGCACAGATCCAGGCTGCCATTGAAAGGATCCTTGCCAGCGACCATTCGGTTGCCGACAAGAGCAAGCATTTCGGGGCACCCGAGCACGAGGGAATCTTCTCGGGCCGAGCCCAGGCGCTTAGCAACCTGACCCGTGAACATTCGTCATTCGACGGTGAACAGGAAGATCTTGCCGAACGCCGGGCACTTCGCCGTGTCGCGGGGCTGTCCACCGAACTCGAAGACGTCACCGAGGTCGAATACCGCCAGCTGAGGCTCGAGCGCGTGGTGCTGGCCGGGATCTGGAATGAAGGCACCGCACAGGATGCCGAAAACTCCCTGCGCGAACTCGCCGCCCTGGCTGAGACGGCCGGCTCCGAGGTGCTTGACGGCATTGTGCAACGCCGTGCCAAACCGGACCCGGGAACCTTCCTGGGCTCGGGCAAGGCAATGGAATTGCGTGAGATCGTGTCCGCCACGGGCGCCGACACCGTCATCATCGACTCCGAGCTCTCCCCGTCGCAGCGCCGTGCACTCGAAGACGTCGTGAAGGTCAAGGTCATCGACCGGACCGCGCTGATCCTGGACATCTTCGCCCAGCACGCCAAGAGCCATGAGGGGCGCGCCCAGGTCGAACTGGCTCAGCTTGAATACCTTCTCCCGCGACTGCGCGGCTGGGGCGATTCCATGTCGCGCCAGGCCGGTGGCCGCGTGGGTGCCGCAGGTGGCGGCATCGGCTCCCGCGGTCCTGGCGAAACCAAGATCGAACTGGACCGCCGGCGCATCCGCGACCGCATGGCCAAACTTCGCAAGGAAATCAAGGGTATGCTCCCGGCCCGGGAAGCCAAGCGGGCAAACCGGAAGCGCAACGAAGTGCCCTCGGTCGCAATCGTCGGTTACACCAACGCGGGCAAGTCCTCGCTGCTCAACAGGCTCACGCATGCCGGCGTCCTGGTGGAAAACGCGCTCTTCGCGACCCTGGATCCCACGGTGCGACAGGCCGAAACCGGCGACGGACTGAACTACACGCTCACCGACACGGTGGGCTTCGTCAAGTCGCTTCCCACCCAGCTCGTGGAGGCGTTCCGTTCCACGCTCGAGGAGATCGCGGACGCGGACCTGATCCTGCACGTGGTCGACGCGGCGCACCCGGACCCGGAAGGGCAAATCCAGGCGGTGCGCACGGTGCTCAACGACATCGATGCCCGGAACATCCCCGAAATCATTGTGTTGAACAAGGCGGATGTGGCCGACCCCTTCGTGGTGGAGCGCCTGCGCCAACGCGAGCCGAACCACGTGATTGTCTCGGCCCGCACCGGTGACGGCATCGAAGAACTGCTGCAGAAGATCAGTGCGGCAATTCCGCGGCCCAATGTCCAACTAGAATTGATGATCCCCTACGATCGAGGCGACGTGGTCAATAAGCTCCACGGCGCCGAGGCTGAAATCTTGGCCATCGAACACACCGAAAACGGGACGCGCATGATGGTCAAGGTGCGCGAGGGCATGGCCGCGGAAGTGGAGCAATTTAGTATTCATGGCTGAGGAATCACAAGTCATAGCCCTGTTGGACGCTGCGGTGTCCTCGATGGGCGGGCAGAGCAGGCCGGGCCAGCACGAGATGGCAAAACAGGTCGTGCGCGCCATGGAAACCGGCGAGCACCTTTTGGTGCAGGCCGGGACCGGAACCGGAAAGTCGATGGCTTACCTGGTTCCGGCCCTTGCGCACGCCCTGGACTCGGAAAAGCCCGTGGTGATTTCGACCGCAACGCTGGCCCTCCAAGCCCAGATTGTAGGACGCGACGTTCCGCGGCTCTTGAAGTCGCTGAAGGATGAGCTGCCCCGCGAGATGGAGGTGGCCTTGGTCAAGGGCCGCTCCAATTACGTGTGCCAGTACAAGCTCGGCGGCGGCTACCCGGACGACGACGAGGGAACGCTGTTCTCGATCGAATCCGACGCCCCGGTGGCCGGCGGCTACGCGGACGGCCCGTCCTCCGCACTCGGGCAGGAAGTCGTGCGCCTGCGCCAATGGGCCGAGCGCACCGAAACCGGTGACCGCGACGACCTGACACCGGGCGTCAGCGACAAGGCTTGGCGCCAGGTCTCGGTCAGTGCCATGGACTGCCTGGGATCCCAGAAATGCCCGATGGCTTCCGATTGCTTCAGCGAGATGGCCCGCGCCCGCGCGGCCGATGCCGACGTGGTGATCACCAACCACGCAATGCTCGCGGTGTCGGCGTTCGAGGGCCTGGCCGTGCTGCCGGACTTCGACACGGTCATCATCGATGAGGCCCACGAACTGCAGGACCGGGTGACAAGTTCGGTGACCCGCCCGCTGTCGGTCAACATGGTCCAGACCGCCGCCTCGGCGGCCCGCAAGCATTGCGCGGTAAGCGTCGACGCGCTGAACCAGGGGGCCAAGGCGCTGCAGCGCAGCCTCGAAGGCGTCCCTACGGGCTTGATGGCCCGCGGCCTCAACGAGGAACAAGAAGCAGCGATCAACCAGATCGCCGAGGCCGCACGCGTGGTCCTTTCGGATTCGAAGCCCGAGGCCAATGCGCCGGCGGACGGCGGACGGCAGATGGCTCGTTCGCAGGTCATGTACCTGGTGGAGCAGTGCACCAAGATGCTTGAAATGACCGAGGAGCGGGAAGTCATCTGGGCTTCGCGCCCGGGGCATTTCAGCCCGGGGGAGGGCTACGTCCAGCCGGACGAGTCGAGCCAGCCGACGCTCAATGTCGCACCCCTGTCGGTCGCCGGCAAGCTTCGTGAGGGCCTCTTTGATGGTCGCACCGTCATCCTGACCAGCGCCACCCTGGCCATCGGGGCGGCCTTCGAGCCCGTCGCCGGCGCCTTGGGATTGGTCGGCGACGGCGCACCAACATGGAACGGCGTCGATGTGGGAAGCCCCTTCGACTACCCCAAGCAGGGCATCCTGTATGTGGCAAAGCACCTGCCCAAGCCGGGGCGCCAGATGTCGCAGGAAATGCTCAGCGAGATCGAAGACCTCATCAAGGCTTCCGGGGGAGGGGCCCTGGCGCTGTTCACCTCGCGCCGCGCAGCGGAGGAAGCAGCCGAGATCCTGCGTTCTCGGTTGGACATTCCGATTTTGTGCCAGGGCGAATCAAGCATGAAGGCCTTGGTCGACCAGTTCTCCGCCGAACCGGACACCTGCCTCTTCGGAACCATGACCCTGTGGCAGGGCGTCGACGTGCCGGGCAACGCGTGCCGCCTGGTGATCATCGACAAGATCCCGTTCCCCCGGCCCGACGACCCGCTTTCCTCGGCTCGCAGCCGGGATGTCGCCAAACACGGCGGCAACGGGTTCATGGCCGTGGCGGCGAGCCACGCCGCTGTCAGGTTGGCACAGGGTGCGGGACGCTTGATTCGTTCGGTCAACGACCGCGGAGTCGTGGCCGTCCTGGACTCGCGTCTGGCAACGGAACGCTATGGAAGCTTCCTGCGGGCCTCTTTGCCGCCATTGTGGGCCACCCCGGACAAGCCGACGGTGTTGGCCGCGCTGGAACGGCTCAACGAAACCTAGGAGACATTGCGGTCCATTGGGAGCGCAGGCGTCAATAAACCAATGAGGAAGGGGCCGGTCGATTCGACCGGCCCCTTCCTCATTGATATGCCTGTGACGTCCCTAGATGGAGCGCATGACCGAAACCACTTTGCCCATGACCGTTGCCGCGTCACCGAGGATCGGTTCGTAGCGGGAGTTCTGGGGCAGCAGCCAGGTGTGGCCATCTCGCTGGCGGAAGGTTTTCACCGTGGCTTCGTCGTCGAGCAGCGCCGCAACGATGTCGCCGTTGACTGCTGTTTGCTGACGTCGCACGACAACCCAGTCGCCATCGCAAATGGCGGCATCGATCATGGAATCGCCGCTGACCTTGAGCATGAAAAGTTCGCCATGACCTACGAGCTGGCGCGGCAACGCAAACACGTCTTCCACTGCCTGGTCAGCGAGGATCGGGTTGCCCGCAGCAATTCGGCCCACCAATGGAACCATGGCGGTATCCGCCGAAGTGGTCAGTTCCGAGACATTCATTCCGTTCGCGGCCTTGAGCTCGGCCTGACCGGAAACCACTTCAAGTTTCGTGTCGGATTTGAGTTGCAAAGGCAGCAGGATTTCCATGGCGCGCGGACGTCGGGGATCGCGACGGATATAGCCAAGCTTTTCGAGCTGGCTCAGCTGATGCGTCACGCTCGAGAGGCTGGCCAGGCCCACCGCGTCACCGATCTCTCGCATGGAAGGCGGGTAGCCGTTGGCACTGACCGAGCGCTGGATCGTTTCGAGAACCTTTTTCTGGCGAATGGTCAGGCTCTTCGCGTCTCGCCGAGGGGTTCGTTGTTCGGTCGTCATTCTGTGTGCCTCATCCCGATCGTCGGCGGTTGGCCCGCGCGTTCCGCAATTTGTCGGTGCGGAGTGATGAAGTGAATTCACCGTTCCACAACACTTATCTTAGTGGACGGCGGCGACCCTTTCAAAGATTTGTTCGAACCGATCTGGACACGTGTCGTTGAAAAGTGCTAGAAATAACTTGCGAACTACGAACACATATTCGAAAAATGTGTTCGAACGATAGAAGCTTGTTCGATTTGTGGCCCACTCGCATCGGCCCGTCGTATCTCTAAGGAAAGGCAAAGACATGGCAAACTCTGCTCTCTCGGCCCCGCTCCACCTCGTTCCGGATCCCATCGCGTACCACGCACCGCAGGAGGCTCCGCTGCGGTTGACGCGCCGCGGGAAATTCGTTTTGATCGCCATGCCGATCTTCATGGCCAGCATGGGTGTACTCATGCTTCTCGGCTTGTTCCTGTCACCGGCCAAGGCCTCTGCCGACGTGCCCGTGGGTGTCGCCGCCCTCAGTGTCACCGTGATCGAAGGCGACACGCTCTGGGGGCTGGCTCGCCAGTTCGCGCCCCAGCTTGACCCCCGCGAAGCGGTGCGCCAGATCGCCGAAATCAACAACCTTGAGGGAGACGTCCTGTACGCGGGAACGGAACTCTACATTCCAACGGCACGCTAGCTGCCGCCCCGCAGACGGCGGATGTGACCCCCGCGTCATTGCGAACCGATTGTTACCCCGTTCCACATTGCTGATTCTGATGCCTTGGACCGCGCGCC
It contains:
- the miaA gene encoding tRNA (adenosine(37)-N6)-dimethylallyltransferase MiaA, with translation MTLPVIAVIGPTGTGKSDLSIALARELGGEIVNADALQFYRGMDIGTAKLSVAERAGIPHHLLDIMDVREDASVARFQADARRTFDEIRSRGAVPILVGGSGLYVRAALDEIDFPPTDPEVRQRLELEAHEHGPGPLARRLAAVDPASAARNLDERRMIRALEVYEISGKPFSSFMPEREYHAPAVQIGLNLDRALLHQRLELRVAKMQELGLLDEVRRLDAAGLREGKTASRAIGYAQFLAVLDGTMEEAEAAERTVIATRQFARRQVTWFNADERVQWFDPLSASLVGDVLERIRAA
- the dapF gene encoding diaminopimelate epimerase, yielding MSITEPLSAQGESLLAVAGPLSYAKGHGTGNDFVLISDPANEHDLSPVQVAAICDRHRGIGGDGLIRAVPSENLAEGREILATQPEARWFMDYRNADGSISEMCGNGVRVFVHFLVSEKLVDLPVGAELFIGTRAGLKTVTRLVDGYSVDMGAWEFIYPDAAGKGGLDSVVQTEGLPVPRAAVSVSMGNPHTIVAVASQTELGELNLFTTPVVDPLPPHGTNVEYVLPGEPLVEGGRGSLRMRVHERGVGETLSCGTGACAAAVATRHWAQAQAVANWEVTVPGGVLGVRFAHGAGGTEHVFLSGPAVLVARGSISEA
- a CDS encoding class I SAM-dependent methyltransferase, giving the protein MSSDHYFSAQPATPEKRRTISVELGGASRKVETSGGIFSPDRIDKGTAVLLESVPDPSTTGNLLDIGCGWGPIALSMALASPEATVYAVDVNERSIGLTRDNARSLGLGNVKASLPEEVDPATTFDTIWSNPPIRIGKEALHELLLLWLPRLAPGGTAWLVVQKNLGADSLQKWIGTVLPASWTVERTATDKAFRTIRIHRPQES
- the hflX gene encoding GTPase HflX is translated as MTNSQHSGPHDNDMDEAQIQAAIERILASDHSVADKSKHFGAPEHEGIFSGRAQALSNLTREHSSFDGEQEDLAERRALRRVAGLSTELEDVTEVEYRQLRLERVVLAGIWNEGTAQDAENSLRELAALAETAGSEVLDGIVQRRAKPDPGTFLGSGKAMELREIVSATGADTVIIDSELSPSQRRALEDVVKVKVIDRTALILDIFAQHAKSHEGRAQVELAQLEYLLPRLRGWGDSMSRQAGGRVGAAGGGIGSRGPGETKIELDRRRIRDRMAKLRKEIKGMLPAREAKRANRKRNEVPSVAIVGYTNAGKSSLLNRLTHAGVLVENALFATLDPTVRQAETGDGLNYTLTDTVGFVKSLPTQLVEAFRSTLEEIADADLILHVVDAAHPDPEGQIQAVRTVLNDIDARNIPEIIVLNKADVADPFVVERLRQREPNHVIVSARTGDGIEELLQKISAAIPRPNVQLELMIPYDRGDVVNKLHGAEAEILAIEHTENGTRMMVKVREGMAAEVEQFSIHG
- a CDS encoding ATP-dependent DNA helicase: MAEESQVIALLDAAVSSMGGQSRPGQHEMAKQVVRAMETGEHLLVQAGTGTGKSMAYLVPALAHALDSEKPVVISTATLALQAQIVGRDVPRLLKSLKDELPREMEVALVKGRSNYVCQYKLGGGYPDDDEGTLFSIESDAPVAGGYADGPSSALGQEVVRLRQWAERTETGDRDDLTPGVSDKAWRQVSVSAMDCLGSQKCPMASDCFSEMARARAADADVVITNHAMLAVSAFEGLAVLPDFDTVIIDEAHELQDRVTSSVTRPLSVNMVQTAASAARKHCAVSVDALNQGAKALQRSLEGVPTGLMARGLNEEQEAAINQIAEAARVVLSDSKPEANAPADGGRQMARSQVMYLVEQCTKMLEMTEEREVIWASRPGHFSPGEGYVQPDESSQPTLNVAPLSVAGKLREGLFDGRTVILTSATLAIGAAFEPVAGALGLVGDGAPTWNGVDVGSPFDYPKQGILYVAKHLPKPGRQMSQEMLSEIEDLIKASGGGALALFTSRRAAEEAAEILRSRLDIPILCQGESSMKALVDQFSAEPDTCLFGTMTLWQGVDVPGNACRLVIIDKIPFPRPDDPLSSARSRDVAKHGGNGFMAVAASHAAVRLAQGAGRLIRSVNDRGVVAVLDSRLATERYGSFLRASLPPLWATPDKPTVLAALERLNET